AGAGGAACTAAAGGTACAATTGTATGCGAACTGGCCGGACTACGTATTTGATAAAAAGTATAATCTGCCGCCATTAAGTGAAGTAGAGCAGCACATTAAAGAAAAAGGGCACCTAAAAGACATTCCATCAGCAGAAGAAGTTTCCCAAAACGGCATTCTGCTAGGAGAGATGAATGCAAAACTGCTTCAGAAAATTGAAGAGCTGACCCTTTACATAATTGAGCAGGAAGCACGTATAAAAAAATTAGAGGCAGCCATGAGTTCAAAGTAATAGGATGACTTAGCCAAAAATAAACTACAACCTCAAAAAGTTGTAGTTTTTTGTTTTATGAATTTTGCAAGAGGATTATTTGCTGAATGGAATAACATTAACAGCATTAATACAGCAGTTGAGTTCAGACAAATTTCCTATCTTTGATGGCTAGAGATATCGTTAATAGTAACATTCTGCCAACTAAGTATTTTTAAACAATTATGGATATAGTCAAATTTAAAATCACATCGAAAACGATAAAAGTAGAAGTACGCAATTCGAATAATTATGTTTTTAATTTTAATACGGCTTTAGACATTGCAAAAGAAGACAGGGATGTTTTATTAAAACTATACAATGCCTTAGATATCCTGTTTAGGAAAGAAACACCAAGCGAAACAAAAAACTACATTTCACCCAACCAAACCAATATATTAGACCAGATTTCTGCTGCTGATAATTTAGAACAGGAAAAATAGTATTGTATTGTATTGTAGTGTAGTGTGGAAAATAAAAAAAATGATTGTTTTTATATATAATACTACCTATAATTTTCTTTTACAATTATGTCCAGCGGTATAAAATGTACCGGATCTAAACTTTCCTGTAAAATAATTTTTTTATAGAGATAATTTATCCCCATATACCCCTGCTCTTCTGGCTTCTGGTTGATTAAAAAGTCAATTATTCCCGAATTTAAATAGGTTATATTTTCTTTTAAAAGATCGTAACCTATTATTCTTATTCCTTTTATATTGTGTTTGTCTAAAAATTGCGCAACAACATAAGCACGGGAATTAGGAACAAATATACTGCTGATGTTTTTAAACATTTCCAGATTAAGCAGATTCGCATCCGGTTCTTTAATGGTCATTTCAGAGAAACTAAAATTTGTGAGTTCAGGATGGTCTTCAAAAAAAGCATAAAACCCTTTAATACGTTGCAGATAGACAGAAGTATTATCTATTTCTTTGGCTATTTTGACTATAAGTACATTGCGCTCATTTTTTACTGCAAAACTAATAAGACGTCCTGCTAAATAGCCACTTTTAAAAGCGTCCTGCCCAATATAATAATGATCTATTTTATCTTTAATATCGGAATCTATCATCACTACAGGCTTGTTCTTCTTTTTGTATTCATCAAGAAATGCAATTGATTCTTCATGAAAAATAGGCGAAAAGAGCAATCCGTCGCATTCAAAATCCAGTACTTCAGCCACCATTTTCTGAAATAAACTACTTTCAAAATCATAAAGAAAATACTGGAGTTCGATACCAAATTTTTTAAATTCTTCGGATGCCTTTTCTATTCCGCTTAACTGGCTTCCCCAGTATTCCAGCTTTTCGGATTTAGGTAAAAAAACAGCTATTTTACATTTCTTATTAGAAGCTAAGTTACTTGCAAAAATATTCCGTTTAAATCCGTGTTTTTTAATTATGGCATTTACCTTATCTATATTCTCCTGCGATACCTGGCCGCGTTTATGAATAATCCTGTCCACTGTTCCGGGCGAAACATTGGCTAGTTCTGCTATTTT
The Flavobacterium flavigenum genome window above contains:
- a CDS encoding LacI family DNA-binding transcriptional regulator, giving the protein MITIKKIAELANVSPGTVDRIIHKRGQVSQENIDKVNAIIKKHGFKRNIFASNLASNKKCKIAVFLPKSEKLEYWGSQLSGIEKASEEFKKFGIELQYFLYDFESSLFQKMVAEVLDFECDGLLFSPIFHEESIAFLDEYKKKNKPVVMIDSDIKDKIDHYYIGQDAFKSGYLAGRLISFAVKNERNVLIVKIAKEIDNTSVYLQRIKGFYAFFEDHPELTNFSFSEMTIKEPDANLLNLEMFKNISSIFVPNSRAYVVAQFLDKHNIKGIRIIGYDLLKENITYLNSGIIDFLINQKPEEQGYMGINYLYKKIILQESLDPVHFIPLDIIVKENYR